The region AGGTTTTCATTATGCGCATTAAAACCCGGCATTTTTTCAGGCACGACGTGTCGCCAGCCAGCACAGCAACGAGCCGGCACAGACCATCAGCGCGCCTTGCCAGAACGAAAACGAGAGCGGGGCGCTCAGCAACACGGCAGCCAGTGCGGAGGATAAAACCGGCGTGAAATAAGAGCCAACGGCCATCACCGTGACGTTACCGTGCAGAATACCGATATTCCATGCCGCATAGGCAAATCCTAAGGTCAATGCTGCGGTAAACATCTTAATGACCACTGGTGTGCTGAAAATCATATCAGGCTGTGGCGTCAGGAAATAGTAAATCCACAAGCTTAGAGCGGTCAGTAAAACGAACACGGTGATACCGTTGAAGCCTTTTGCATATTTATTGGTCACCGTACAATATGTTGCCCAGATAAAAGCACCCAAAAAAGCCAGAAAATAACTGAGCGGACTACTGGCAACATTGCTGATAATTTCACCAAGATTCAG is a window of Citrobacter sp. Marseille-Q6884 DNA encoding:
- the yddG gene encoding aromatic amino acid efflux DMT transporter YddG: MTKQKATLIGLMAIVLWSTMVGLMRGVSEGLGPAGGAAMIFSLSGLLLIFTVGFPDIRKFPVRYLIAGSVLFVSYEICLALALGYAATRHQAIEVGMVNYLWPSLTILFAILFNGQKTTWLVIPGLIIALTGVCWVLGGENGLNLGEIISNVASSPLSYFLAFLGAFIWATYCTVTNKYAKGFNGITVFVLLTALSLWIYYFLTPQPDMIFSTPVVIKMFTAALTLGFAYAAWNIGILHGNVTVMAVGSYFTPVLSSALAAVLLSAPLSFSFWQGALMVCAGSLLCWLATRRA